The genomic DNA CAAACGGCTAATGCAAGGAAGCTTGTTGTGACTAAACCGACGAGCCGCTGGCGCCTGCCGGCTGACACGTCTCCATTCGGGAGACCAATGCGCCGCCAGGATCAGGCGGCTTGAGGAAGCGTATCGTCCAGCGGTTGGATGTGCGTTCCGAGGGTCTCGATCTCGAGTTTGAAGATCCGATCGACCAATTGAGCCGCTGTTGGGCGGTCGGTCGCCGTCGGCGACGTCATCTCTTCCAACATCCCGACGACCGATTCGGGAACCTGGAATTTTTGCAACAGCTGGCGATTCAAAGGCTTCGCCGGGACTGCCGGTTTGTTGCGGCAGAGCATCTGTTGGAAGACGATTCCAAGCGAGTAGATATCCGATTGGCTGGTCGCTCTGCCCTTGCCTTGGATCTGTTCGGGAGCGGCGTAGGCGGGAGTTCCTTGGAAGCGATCGGCTTGCAGCGTGTCCCCTTCACGCATTGATAGTCCCAGATCGATCACCGTCAGGTGGCCGCTGAGACTGACCAGCATGTTGTCGGGTTTCACATCGCCGTGAATCCAACCGGATTGATGCAAGGCTTGGAGCGCTTGAGCGGCTTGGCGGATCCACCACAATCCGACTGGCAGAGGCTGCGAATATTTGCTGCCCAGCCAAGTCGAGAGCGGTTGTCCGTCCAGGCGTGGGAAGACGACATAGGGGCGCGGCGCGGAGAGCCGAGCGTCCAACAGCGCGATCAAATTGGGATGGCTGGCCGCTTGTGCGCTGGTCGCTTCCTGACGCAATTGCAGCTGGCCTTCCAGTTGCGCATCGATGCTGTCGGTGACCATTTTGACGACGTAGTCGGCGCGCGGGCTGCCGGCAGCTTCGGCGGGCTGCGCGTAAAACAGATCGGTCCAAGGCCCTTGGTGGAAGCATTCCAGCAAACGCCAAATGCCAACGCATTGATTCCGTTTTGCGCTGGGAACGCGATCCGTGGTGACACCTGTTCGATCGGTCATGTTCTCTCCGTCTGCCTTTGCAACGAGCCAAATAAATGCCCGTTAGCTAGGATCGGCGGATGAGATACTCGCCTGCAGATTGGGCGGCGCAACCGCTAAAGTCGACGCGACCGGCAACCCGGCATCCTGCGCCGACAATGCGGTTCAGCAGCGTTTTGCCCTGCAATTTGTCTACCCAAAGTCGCTTTCGGGGAGCAATGCTTGCAATTCGATCCAACGGGCTTCGGCTTCCGCCAGCTGCTCCGTCAGATCTTGGATCTCGTTGTGCAGGTCGAGCGCCTTTTTGGCATCGGTCGTTTCCAACAATTCTCGATTCAGCGCGTTCTTGCTGTCGTCCAGTCGAGCGATCTTCTTTTCGATGCTGCTGATCTCTTTCCGCAGTTTGCGGTCGTCGCGTCGCGCTGCGCGGTGGTCTCCCTTGGGCGCCTTGCCGGCGGGCGAGCCCGATTTGCCACGCTTGGCATTCAGTTCACGCTCTCCGTCGTCGACCTCCTTGTTGACCGCATACAGATACGATTCGTATCCGCTGCCGTAGTTCCGCACCTGTTGATCGCGGACCTCGATCACGCTGGTGGCGATCCGCTGCATGAAGTGCCGATCGTGGCTGGTGAAGATCACCGTACCCTTGTATTCCAACAACGCGTTGGCCAACGCATCGACAGTTTCGACGTCCAAGTGGTTGCCCGGTTCGTCGAGTACGAGGATGTTGTAATCGCCTAACAACAGGCCGGCCATACACAACCGAGCGCGTTCACCACCGGAGAGGACCGAGATCTTCTTGCGGGTGTGCGAATCGCGGAACAGCAACGATCCGGCGACGGCAAGGATCTGTTGATGCGTGGTCCCGGTGAGCGCCTTGGATTCCAAATATTCGAGGACGGTCCAGGTCGGCGTGAGGCTGGTGTAGACGTGTTGGGCGTACGTTCCGATCTCGCAACCGTAACCCCACTTCACCATCCCGGAGACAGGTTTCAACGATTTGACAAGCGTTCGCAGCAGCGTCGTTTTACCTTGGCCGTTGTCACCGACGATGCCCGCCCGTTCGCCATGTTCGATCTCCAGTTGAATCCCCGAAGCGACGGTATGATCGGGATATCCGATGCTGAGATCGAGACAGCGGACCGCAGGCCCTTGCCGCGGGTTGTCGATGATTGGCGCACGGATGTGGACCGTCGGCAGGTCGACTTCGACCTCGACGGTCTGCAGGCGTTCGAGTTGTTTTTGTTTGGATCGAGCTTGGCTGGCGGTGCTCGCGTTGGCGCGGTTCTTGTCGATAAACGTCTGCAATTGTTTCTGCTTGGCCAATACGGCGCTGTTGACGCGCAGATCGTGTTCGCGGCGTTCTTCCTGGTACTTCAAGAAGGCTTCGATCTTGCCCGGATACATCGTCAACTTGCCGCGGGTCAGGTCGAGGGTCTGATCGCAGGTCGCTTCCAGGAAGGCGCGATCGTGCGAAACGATCAGGCACGACGCGTTGAAGCCACGCAAAAAGTGCTCCAACAGAATCTGGGTACGAACGTCCAAGAAGTTTGTCGGTTCATCGAGAATTAACAGATTCGGTTCGTGCAGCAGCAGCGCGGCCAGTTTGACACGCGTTTGCCAACCGCCGGAGAGCTCTTTAACGGGACCTTCGAGGTAGACGCCTTTGAGTTCGAATTGGCCGGCGACCTCGCCGCACTTCCAATCGGGCTGGCCGCTGTCGCGCATCAGGAAGTCGAGCGCCGATTCGCCCGGTTCGAACGGGTCGTGCTGACGCAGGTATCCCACGCGCAGATTGTTGCTGTAGATGACCTCGCCCGAATCGAGTTCCTCTTCGCCCATGAAGATTCGCAGCAGGGTCGATTTGCCGGCGCCGTTGCGTCCGACCAAACCGAGTTTCACGTTGTCGACGATTGTTGCGTCGGCATCATCTAACAGGACTTGTTCGCCGTATCGTTTGAAACCGCCTTTGATTTGGAGCAGCGTTGCCATGGGGCCTTTGGGTCGTAGGAGGAAGCTTTGCGACGCCCGGCCGTGCAGGCAGCAGGCGTCGCATTTTTATAGAGGAAGGGGAAACTCGCGTGTCCGATTGTGAAGTATCGGCGAGGTCGCGGTTAGGGCTTGATTTCGCTGCCCAGCAGTTCCAGGAACGCTCGCATCCAAGCGGGATGGGCGGGCCAAGCCGGCGCGGTGACCAAGTTTCCGTCGACGTGCGCGTTGTCGAATCCGTCGGATGCCGGGACAAATTGGCCGCCGGCGACGGTGACTTCCGCGGCAACGGCTGGGTAGGCGCTACACTTGCGTCCTTCCAGCAGACCGGCGGCGACAAGGATCTGCGGTCCGTGGCAGACCGCGGCGATCGGTTTGTCGGCGGCGTGGAACGCCTTCACCAGATCGATCACCTTGGAATTCATCCGCAGGTATTCGGGAGCGCGGCCGCCGGGGATCACCAAGGCGTCATAGGCTGCTGCGTCGGCCGAATCGAAATCGGCGTTGATAGCAAAATTGTGGCCAGGTTTTTCGCTGTAGGTCTGATGCCCTTCGAAATCGTGGATCGCAGTCGCGACGGTTTGCCCCGCCTGCTTGCCGGGACAGACGGTGTCGACTTGGTGGCCGACGCACAGCAGAATTTGCAGCGGCACCATCGCTTCGTAATCTTCCACAAAATCGCCGACAAGCATCAGAATCTTTTTGGCAGCCATCGCCTGGGGGTCCTCGGGGCTAAAAGGGAGCAAAAATCGGTTGTCGCAGGAGGCTAACTCGCTCCAGACCACAGGCTAACCTGGGCCTCCTTTTTTAGCCAGGCACCCAGCCGAACGGCCCGCCGCAAAAAATATCATCGATTGGTGGAAATTCTGGCTTGACGTGGGCGGTTTCGGATTGGTACTCACCCTCCAGCCCACTGTTTTGTGTGATCGCAAAGCAGGAGGGCAAACGCGATCGTTTGGTTGGTCAGACGGTTGCGGAACTTGGATCGTTCGGTTCTGCGAAGAAATTGCCACGGATGGCGCACGCAGCGATCGGCGATCTTGATATCGCATCGAAAATGAATTTCGTTCGCGAACATTGGCTGGCGGGTTAGTTTTGCTTAAAGCGTGCCCGCGATGAAGGAGATTCGCGTTGATTGCAACGGTGAACTACAGACTTTGGATCGCATCAATCGCTCTGGTAGGAGCTGTGCTCTCAAGCCTTGATGTGAATACGCATGCTCAGGCCCCCGCCGACGCGCCGGTGCCTGTCCAGCCTCGTGCTGCCCAGCCAACTTCGTTTGATCCAGGCAAAGCCTTTGCCCTGGTTCAGCAAGCCAAGCAGGCGATAGCGGAGCGGAATCTGCCGGTTGCAGTTTCCGCCTTCCGCGAAGCTGCGGGGATGTTGCCGATGGTGCCCCAGCTGAGGCCCGAACTCGATGGGCTGTATCAACAGCTGCAATCGATGGGCGTTCAGGCGAAGGACCTGATGGCGATCGTCCCTTCGGTTTCCGCCGACCAGGCGCTCAAGCAAGCATTGCCCGGAGGCTTTAGCCTTCCGCCGATGCAATTGGCGGGCGGGGCGAATCCATCGGCCGCGATCGATATGACGCGGCTGCCAACAGCCGATGGTTCATCGAATCCCGAACAACAAAACCCGGCTATCACCAAGACGTCGCCGGTCGAACAGCGTTTGACCGAAGCGGGACGTTTGGTTGCGATGGGACAAGCTGCGATGAATCGCGGCGACTTCCGAACCGCTCAACGACTAGCGACGCAGGCCGACAGCTTGGAGGTGCCCGATGCAGCCTTCCGCCCAGGTCAAACGCGTCCTTGGCAGTTGATGTTGGATGCCGATTCGATGTCGCGTCGTCAGCCAGCGTCGTCTCAACAGGCTCAATTCAATCCAGCTCAGTTGGGCGGCGTGGTTCAAGCCGGTGCGACGATGCCGATCGGCAACACCGCGGGCAACGGCCAGGTTCAGCAGAGCGGATACAACGCGACCAATGAGGGTTCGCAGGTGATGCAGGTTCAAGCGAATCTGCCTCAAGTGCCTGAGCCCGGCGAAGCAGCGCAGATCTATCGCAAGGGTGTCGAAGCGCTTTCGGCTGGCAACAGCGAAGAAGCACGGGCCTTGTTCCTGGAAGCTTGGAAGAGCGAAGCGACCTTGGATCCTGCGACTCGCCAACAATTGAAAGACAAGCTGACGTTGATGCGTCCAGCGACTCTGACGCCTCCGATGGCAGAATCGACGGCTGCGTTTGATGCTGTCACTCAAGAGCAAACATTGGCTCGGGCACGTTTGATGCGTGAAGTGACCAGCGAATTGGCGAACGTCGAACAAGCCAAGAAGGACAATCCAATCGGAGCTCTGGAACGACTGCAACGTCTGCGTCGCAGCGTCGAAGGGAACACAGACGCCGATTCGGCATCGCGTCAGCAGATGCTGGCGATGGTCGATCGTCAGATCAGCACTCAAGAAAAATACGTCGAACAGAATCGTGCCCAGATCGATCTGGACATGACCAACGCTCGGATTCGCGAAGAGATCAACCAAGAGCAGTTCGACCTGATCGAATTGGACGAGAAGATCTCTCAATTGGTTGAACAGTTCAACGAACTGATGGATGACCAACGTTATCCCGAAGCGGAGATCATTGCCAAACAAGTCAATGAACTGAAACCCGATTCGCCGATCGCAACGCTGTTGTGGCACAATTCGCGAATGGGCATCCGCTTGAATCAAGCCGAAGAGATCAAGGGCAAAAAGGAGATCGGATTTGTCGATACCCTGCAGGCCGTCGATGAATCGTCGATTCCGTTCGACGACCGCAACCCATTGAAGTTTGCCGATGCTCGCGAATGGGCACCGATGAGCACCACGCGGTTGCAGCGTGAACGCGCCGCCAACCGTCGCATGGGCCCTCGCGAACAAGAGATCGAAAGTCGTCTGACGACTCCCGTGGAAGTGCGTTTCGACAACCGACCACTGGGCGAAGTGATCGACACGTTGAGCAAGATGACTGGCGTGCCGATGCACATCGACGATCGCGCTCTGTCGGCCTTCAACATGACTCGCGATCAATCGGTCAGCATCGATCTGAGCCAGCCGATCTCGCTACGCAGTGCCTTGCAATTGATCCTCAGCCCACTGGATTTGAGCTATGTGATCCGCAACGAAGTCTTGATGGTCACCAGCCGCGAGATGCAGCGATCGGATGTCTATCCTGTGACCTACCGCGTCGCATCGTTGGTACTGCCGATTCCTAACTTTACAACGTCGTACGAGACCGGATTGGCGGGAGCCATTCAAGCGGCTCACGCGATGGCGAACAATCGCTTGAACGTCAACACGGTCCCCGTGTCGTTGACCGGTCTGGCGGCAAATAACACTCCGATGTCGCCGACGTCGATGAACCCCAACATCTTGGCTCAAGGTGGCTTCACCGCTCCGGGAGCGTTTGGATTTGGCGGCAACGGCGGACATCAAGGTCAAACCACACAGCCCGGTTCGATGGGTGGTGGTGCGATCGCCGACTTCGATTCGCTGATGGAACTGATTCAAACCACCGTTGTTCCCGATACTTGGGAAGCGTTGGGTGGACCGAGTACGATGAGCCCTTATCCGGCCAACTTGAGCCTGGTTGTTAGCACGACCAGCGAAGTCCATGACCAGATCACTCAGCTGTTGGAATCGTTGCGTAAGCTGCAGAACTTGCAGGTCACGATCGAAGTTCGCTTCATCTCGCTGGCCGACAACTTCTTCGAGCGTATCGGACTCAGTTTCAACGCTCAGTTCGACGACAACGTTTCCGAACTGCCACTGGACGACCGCGGTCCTTCGGTTGCGATCGGTATCGGCGACTCCGCCGGCACGCCGACCGCCGACTTCGACTTTGTCTTTAACCAAGGCAGCTTCGGGGCCTCGGCACCAGCGTTTGGTGGATTCGATCCCGGTTCGGCAGCGAGCATTGGTTTTGCGATCCTCAGCGACATCGAAGCGTTCTTCTTCTTGGAAGCCGCTCAGGGTGACAGCCGAACAAACGTTCTGCAGGCACCTAAGGTGACGCTGTTCGACGGCCAGATCGCATCGATCAACGATCAATCGCAACGACCGTTTGTGATCAGCGTGACGCCGATCGTCGGTGACTTTGCCGTCGCTCAACAGCCGATCATCGTGGTCTTGAACGAAGGTACTGCGTTGAACGTGCAAGCGGTGGTCAGCGACGACCGACGCTTCGTCCGACTGACGTTGGTACCGTTCTTCAGCCAGATCGGTGACGTCGACACGTTTACGTTCGAAGGCCGTTCGTCGAGCAGCAATTCGTCTCGCCGCGACACCAACAACGACGGTGTGATCGACGAACAAGACGAAGAGGTTTCCGAGGAAGAAACCAACGAAGGTACCACGGTCCAGTTGCCGACCTTCGCGTTTACTTCGGTTTCGACAACGGTCAGTGTTCCCGATGGTGGAACGATCTTGTTGGGTGGTATCAAGCGATTGCGTGAAACACGATCCGAGCAGGGTGTGCCGATCTTGAGCAAGATCCCGTACATCAGCCGACTGTTTAAGAACGTCGGTACCGGACGTGAAACCAACAGTTTGATGCTGATGGTCACACCGCGGATCATCATCCAAGAAGAGGAAGAATTGGCTCAAACCGGATTCGATCCGACCCGTTAATCGGCTGCCAAATCTGTAGACTATCGACCCGCAGGAGTCGCGTTTCACGACGCTGCTCCTGCGGTTTTTTGTAGATAGAGCGGACCGCTGGCTGCGGAGCATTCTGTGGCCCAGCGCTTCGCTCGCGACACAACAGGATGACTTGCCCAGCCGCGTCGCATCTGGGCTGGGACCTTTTCTCGACTCCGAGCATTTCTTTGGGCTTACGACGATGAATTCGCTCATCTGCCAGCTGGTCCGACGCGCGCTTCACGCCGCTGCCTTGACCGGGATCGCTGTTTGCCTGATGGCGATCGATAGCGTGGGGCAGGAGCCAGAGGTGGAGCTGGCTTGGGACGATCAACCGGTCGTGCGGTTTCGCAAAAGCATGTTCCAAGGTGTGATTCTCGCGGGCGGCTACGTCAGCGACGCTGGAGATAACGCGCTGTCGATCGCGGACTACAAAGTCTCTGCGCGGTTGGCGGTTCCGTTGGGCAGCTTTCAGAATTTGTTGGTGCTGACGCCCAGCTTTCGGCAATATTTTGTCAACGCTGGCGATGCGATCGATGTGCCGGATCGGCTGTACGAGACCGGAGTGTCTCTCTTCACGCGGTATCAATGGAAACCGGGGCTCTCGATTTTGGCGATGGTTTCGCCCCAATTGCGGACCGATTTTGAAACCGAAGACGCCTCGTGGCGGTTGTCCGGTTTTGGCGTGATCGCGTGGGAATGGATTCCTGAAGTCTTAACCGTTTCGTTTGGCGCCGCCTATCTTGGCCGCGATGACCTGCCGGTGCTGCCGGCGGTTGGGCTCGATTGGCGGCCGAATGCAGATTGGCGATTGGAGTTGATGTTCCCGCGACCGCGGCTGATGCGTCGGATCGCCAAAAACGGACCGCTCAGCGAAACCTGGGCCTACGCCTCGATCGCTCCCGGCGGCAATACGTTCAACGTCCGGCGCAGCGATGGAAGCGACGACGAACTGACGCTCGGCGACATCCGCACAATGTTTGGCGTCGAACAGATTCGCGATGGCGGAC from Rosistilla oblonga includes the following:
- a CDS encoding ABC-F family ATP-binding cassette domain-containing protein, whose amino-acid sequence is MATLLQIKGGFKRYGEQVLLDDADATIVDNVKLGLVGRNGAGKSTLLRIFMGEEELDSGEVIYSNNLRVGYLRQHDPFEPGESALDFLMRDSGQPDWKCGEVAGQFELKGVYLEGPVKELSGGWQTRVKLAALLLHEPNLLILDEPTNFLDVRTQILLEHFLRGFNASCLIVSHDRAFLEATCDQTLDLTRGKLTMYPGKIEAFLKYQEERREHDLRVNSAVLAKQKQLQTFIDKNRANASTASQARSKQKQLERLQTVEVEVDLPTVHIRAPIIDNPRQGPAVRCLDLSIGYPDHTVASGIQLEIEHGERAGIVGDNGQGKTTLLRTLVKSLKPVSGMVKWGYGCEIGTYAQHVYTSLTPTWTVLEYLESKALTGTTHQQILAVAGSLLFRDSHTRKKISVLSGGERARLCMAGLLLGDYNILVLDEPGNHLDVETVDALANALLEYKGTVIFTSHDRHFMQRIATSVIEVRDQQVRNYGSGYESYLYAVNKEVDDGERELNAKRGKSGSPAGKAPKGDHRAARRDDRKLRKEISSIEKKIARLDDSKNALNRELLETTDAKKALDLHNEIQDLTEQLAEAEARWIELQALLPESDFG
- a CDS encoding serine/threonine-protein kinase; this translates as MTDRTGVTTDRVPSAKRNQCVGIWRLLECFHQGPWTDLFYAQPAEAAGSPRADYVVKMVTDSIDAQLEGQLQLRQEATSAQAASHPNLIALLDARLSAPRPYVVFPRLDGQPLSTWLGSKYSQPLPVGLWWIRQAAQALQALHQSGWIHGDVKPDNMLVSLSGHLTVIDLGLSMREGDTLQADRFQGTPAYAAPEQIQGKGRATSQSDIYSLGIVFQQMLCRNKPAVPAKPLNRQLLQKFQVPESVVGMLEEMTSPTATDRPTAAQLVDRIFKLEIETLGTHIQPLDDTLPQAA
- a CDS encoding DJ-1/PfpI family protein; protein product: MAAKKILMLVGDFVEDYEAMVPLQILLCVGHQVDTVCPGKQAGQTVATAIHDFEGHQTYSEKPGHNFAINADFDSADAAAYDALVIPGGRAPEYLRMNSKVIDLVKAFHAADKPIAAVCHGPQILVAAGLLEGRKCSAYPAVAAEVTVAGGQFVPASDGFDNAHVDGNLVTAPAWPAHPAWMRAFLELLGSEIKP
- a CDS encoding type II secretion system protein GspD gives rise to the protein MNTHAQAPADAPVPVQPRAAQPTSFDPGKAFALVQQAKQAIAERNLPVAVSAFREAAGMLPMVPQLRPELDGLYQQLQSMGVQAKDLMAIVPSVSADQALKQALPGGFSLPPMQLAGGANPSAAIDMTRLPTADGSSNPEQQNPAITKTSPVEQRLTEAGRLVAMGQAAMNRGDFRTAQRLATQADSLEVPDAAFRPGQTRPWQLMLDADSMSRRQPASSQQAQFNPAQLGGVVQAGATMPIGNTAGNGQVQQSGYNATNEGSQVMQVQANLPQVPEPGEAAQIYRKGVEALSAGNSEEARALFLEAWKSEATLDPATRQQLKDKLTLMRPATLTPPMAESTAAFDAVTQEQTLARARLMREVTSELANVEQAKKDNPIGALERLQRLRRSVEGNTDADSASRQQMLAMVDRQISTQEKYVEQNRAQIDLDMTNARIREEINQEQFDLIELDEKISQLVEQFNELMDDQRYPEAEIIAKQVNELKPDSPIATLLWHNSRMGIRLNQAEEIKGKKEIGFVDTLQAVDESSIPFDDRNPLKFADAREWAPMSTTRLQRERAANRRMGPREQEIESRLTTPVEVRFDNRPLGEVIDTLSKMTGVPMHIDDRALSAFNMTRDQSVSIDLSQPISLRSALQLILSPLDLSYVIRNEVLMVTSREMQRSDVYPVTYRVASLVLPIPNFTTSYETGLAGAIQAAHAMANNRLNVNTVPVSLTGLAANNTPMSPTSMNPNILAQGGFTAPGAFGFGGNGGHQGQTTQPGSMGGGAIADFDSLMELIQTTVVPDTWEALGGPSTMSPYPANLSLVVSTTSEVHDQITQLLESLRKLQNLQVTIEVRFISLADNFFERIGLSFNAQFDDNVSELPLDDRGPSVAIGIGDSAGTPTADFDFVFNQGSFGASAPAFGGFDPGSAASIGFAILSDIEAFFFLEAAQGDSRTNVLQAPKVTLFDGQIASINDQSQRPFVISVTPIVGDFAVAQQPIIVVLNEGTALNVQAVVSDDRRFVRLTLVPFFSQIGDVDTFTFEGRSSSSNSSRRDTNNDGVIDEQDEEVSEEETNEGTTVQLPTFAFTSVSTTVSVPDGGTILLGGIKRLRETRSEQGVPILSKIPYISRLFKNVGTGRETNSLMLMVTPRIIIQEEEELAQTGFDPTR